In Vitis vinifera cultivar Pinot Noir 40024 chromosome 11, ASM3070453v1, a genomic segment contains:
- the LOC100250788 gene encoding trimethyltridecatetraene synthase — protein sequence MEAPCVVLALVWLAAAALLSKLFSFRPPHKQNLPPGPKPWPIIGNLNLIGHLPHLSLHKLSQKYGQIMQLQFGSFPVVVASSPEMAKQFLKTNDHLFASRPQTAAGKYTAYNYSNITWAPYGPYWRQGRKIYHTELFSWKRLESYEYIQVEERRAFISRLYALSGKPVMLKEHLSRVTLSVISRIVLGEKYFNESESGRSIVTVKEFQEMLDELFLLNGVLNIGDWIPWIAFLDLQGYVKRMKVLRDKFDRFHDHVLEKHRARREVGDFVVKDMVDMLLRLADDPDLQVKLTTDGIKGFTQDLIAGGTDTSATTLEWAMSEVLRQPNIANKATEELDRVIGRNRWVEEKDIPQLPYIDAIVKETMRLHPVAVLLAPHLALHDCNVAGYDIRKGTRVLINTWSIGRDPNLWDAPEEFRPERFLGKAIDVKGQNFELLPFGSGRRMCPGYSLGLKMIRSSLANMLHGFHWKLPGDMKAEELNMEEVFGLATPRKVPLVAVMEPRLPSHLY from the exons atgGAGGCTCCTTGTGTTGTTTTGGCCCTAGTGTGGCTAGCTGCAGCAGCCCTTCTCTCAAAACTTTTCAGTTTCCGGCCACCCCACAAGCAAAACCTTCCACCAGGCCCCAAACCATGGCCGATCATCGGCAACCTAAATCTCATTGGCCATCTCCCCCACCTGTCCCTCCACAAACTGTCCCAAAAATATGGACAAATAATGCAGCTTCAATTCGGGTCTTTCCCAGTTGTAGTGGCCTCGTCTCCTGAAATGGCAAAGCAGTTCTTAAAGACAAACGATCACCTCTTTGCCTCTAGGCCTCAGACTGCTGCTGGCAAGTACACTGCTTATAACTACTCCAACATCACCTGGGCACCTTACGGTCCATACTGGCGCCAGGGGCGTAAAATCTACCACACAGAGCTGTTCAGTTGGAAAAGGCTCGAGTCTTATGAATATATTCAGGTCGAAGAAAGGCGGGCTTTCATCTCCCGTCTCTATGCATTGTCAGGAAAGCCAGTCATGCTTAAAGAACATCTCTCTCGCGTTACTCTCAGCGTTATAAGTAGAATTGTACTGGGGGAGAAGTACTTCAATGAGTCTGAATCCGGGAGGTCAATAGTCACGGTGAAAGAGTTCCAGGAGATGCTGGATGAGTTGTTCTTGCTTAATGGTGTGTTGAATATTGGGGATTGGATACCGTGGATTGCGTTCTTGGACTTGCAGGGGTATGTGAAGAGGATGAAGGTTTTGCGTGATAAATTTGACCGGTTTCATGATCATGTGCTTGAGAAACACAGGGCCAGGAGAGAAGTAGGGGACTTTGTGGTTAAGGATATGGTGGATATGCTTCTGAGATTGGCTGATGATCCCGATCTTCAAGTTAAGCTCACTACTGATGGGATCAAAGGGTTTACACAG GACCTAATAGCTGGTGGTACAGATACCTCAGCTACTACTCTGGAATGGGCGATGTCCGAGGTCTTGAGGCAGCCAAACATAGCTAACAAGGCAACCGAAGAGCTGGATAGAGTTATAGGGAGAAATAGATGGGTGGAAGAGAAAGACATTCCCCAACTTCCTTACATAGATGCAATTGTGAAGGAGACAATGAGGCTACACCCTGTTGCTGTCCTGCTTGCCCCTCACCTGGCTCTTCATGACTGCAATGTAGCTGGCTATGATATTCGCAAAGGAACCCGAGTCCTAATAAACACATGGAGCATAGGGCGGGACCCCAATCTATGGGATGCACCTGAGGAATTTCGCCCAGAGAGGTTCCTAGGGAAGGCAATTGATGTGAAGGGGCAAAACTTCGAGCTGCTGCCATTTGGTTCAGGGCGGAGGATGTGTCCTGGCTACAGCCTTGGCCTAAAGATGATTCGATCCAGCTTGGCTAACATGTTGCATGGATTCCACTGGAAATTGCCTGGGGATATGAAGGCAGAAGAGCTGAACATGGAGGAAGTTTTTGGACTGGCAACTCCAAGGAAGGTCCCACTTGTTGCTGTCATGGAGCCTAGACTCCCAAGTCATCTTTACTAG